The Trichomycterus rosablanca isolate fTriRos1 chromosome 20, fTriRos1.hap1, whole genome shotgun sequence genomic interval cagtggtcataatattatgcctagttggtgtatctACAGAGTAtaaaaacaacaagaaaaacCCCTGTGTTACTGCAAATGACTTACGGAATAACCTCATAAAATGTGTCAGTGACACCATTAGAAGATCACTAAACAACCAAAGGCTTCATAGCCGAACTTAATGACGTATGCCATTCTAATCCAAGATGCACAAGAGGGTTTAACTAAAATACAGGAAGGAATTTAAATAGGTCTGCAGTTCTGGGACACGGTTCTATAAAGTGACGAATCAAAAGTTTCGCGACATGGATCAGCAGTTTCTCTGGTGAAAAAAAATGTGAGGCTTGTAACCAGAAGACTACCATCACCACGGTCAAGCATAAAGAAAGGTCAGTGATGATATGattgctgcaggaactggccATTTTGCctgtgtgactggcatcatggattcacaaaAATACAAAGTCATTTTAAGGAGGAATGTTCTGTCTCCTGTGGTTAAATTTAACCCTGGTAATAATCCCAAGCACACTTTCAattcaaccaaagcttggtaaAGGAATCAGTCCTAAAATATCCTGGAGTGAccttctcagtctccagattcAAATCAAATAGAAAATATTTGGTCGGATTTAAACAAAGCAGTTTAAACGCAAAAACCTTCAAACCTTTTTTCAGTTGCATCTCAATGCAGTTATGGATTAAATAGCAAGAACACAATGCAGACAAGTATGTTGAGAGGTTGGGCCCAGTGTCTCCTGGTTAAACCAAACCCACCACAACTAGGATAAGGACaaggaccaggataaagctgttgatgaaaaagtaataaaagaaaataataataataataataataataataatcacaagcCACTGATCCTAATCAGCTCTCAATTCTAAGGGCACACACATttaagggcaattttagtatctccaattaacattactgcatgcctttggactgaaGGAGAAAAcctgagcacccggaggaaacccacacggacatggggagaacatgcaaactccacacagaaaggacccaaaccgcttgtgggaatcaaacccaggaccttgctgtgaggtgacagtgctacccaccaagccataataataataataataacaataataataataactcagTATGGCTTGAGTGTATTTCAGAAAGCATGAAACATAATAtgttaaacacatttaatatgTAACTGAATGACTTAACACTTGGACCAAGTCTCAAGTGAATTGCCAAAAAACTAGCATGACAACACTGCTTATAAAAAGGCCATCCAATAATTGGTTCACCGGAGGACAGACAAGTAAATTCGCAAATGGTAAGGCTAAATGATTTACCCATTAACACTTATGTTAAACATTATGTAAACTTTAGTGTCAATATAATATAGTAACATATTAAAATCTAATTCACCTGGTCAGAGTTCAAAGCAAGAGGCAGTagaataatattattatgatttttctTACATAACATGCATTGTTTTAAAAAGAAAGTTATAAAAAGAAATCCACATGTTTATCATGGCtgtacattattacattattcaCTGTATTATAACACTGTATAATATacaccattgtttttaatcATGGATAAACATGGATAGTCTGTTAgactattaatttattatagaaATGCATATTTTATAGATCTGCTATGGGTATGTCATCTGTAGATGTGCAGAATCTCATTATTAGATAAGAAAAAAAGGTTACTGTGTGAAAATAttatgtgcagtatgcacaTTGTTAATGATGTAGGGTAAATAATATGTGCACTGTATGTCTGTGAATAACTATTTATAATTTAACCCAATTACTTCTCTCCTCTATAGACTCTATCCAGAATGGAAAATGTGTCCAACGTCCTGGTATTCTCACTCACTGGATTAAATTTAACTCTGGAAGACAGatacatgtatttttctttaacaGCACTGTCATATAACTTGATTTGGTTATGTAACCTTACTGTAATTTATTGCATTGCATCAGATAAACAGCTTCATGAGCCAATGTACATATTTTTGTGTAATTTATGCCTGACTGCGCTGTACGGCACTTCAGGATTCTACCCTAAATTCCTGTATGACTTACTCAACCCGACTCATGAGATTTCCTACTCTGCATGTTTGTTTCAGGTATTTGTTATTTACTCATATGTTTTATGTGACGTTTCAACTTTGACAGTAATGGCGTATGACAGGTATGTGGCCATATGCAGACCGCTGGAATATCACTCTGAAATGACAAACCAAaagatttttaaatgtattcttatttgttggctcccaccatTCATTTGCATGGCTGTTGTAGTCTTGTTAGCAGCAAGATTAACCTTATGTGGTTCAACTATTGAAAAGATGTACTGTGAAACGTGGGCAGTTGTTAAACTGGCCTGTTCCTctacaaccctgaataatgtGTTTGGTTACATAGTGATACTTGTATATTTTGGACATGCAGTATTGATCGCTTTCTCATACATGCACTTGGTTATAAACTGCAGGAAATCTAAAGACAGCAGGTATAAATTCATGCAGACTTGTGTGCCACACTTAGCAGCACTGTTCAATATTACTGTTGCAATGTTGTTTGATGTGTTTTACAGTCGATATGGATCATCTTCAGTTCCCCACGTCTTGAGGAATTTCTTAGCACTGGATTTTCTATTTGTGCCTCCTATTTTAAATCCTATTATCTACGGACTAAAACTGACCAAAATACGGCAAAATATATTGAGATTGTTCTTCAAATGTAATAAGACTGTTTCTTAAACTGGTGTTATTAacaaatgtataataaaataacattattaaaatattacaataaatacaaatttaattgtTGGTCATTGGGAGATGAATCAGGTTTGTGAGAGAGGTACAAACACTACCCCATAAATTCTTAGCTTGGCCTGTTAAGGACAACTGTTGTTATTTATTCTAAGCATAAACTTTAACACTAAGTGcaattgatttatttaagtgCATTATGTGACTTACATTGTTTAAAGATATAGCATTATTAAAGCaagtaaagaaaaaatatttgcagcaacagtttagggacagtcatttcctgttccagcataactgtgccccctgtgcacaaacaaggtctataaagttataaaagaaaagcttggtttaaagaaactctagtagcctgcacagagccctgacctcggccccactgaacagatttggaatgaactgaaacatcaaagCTTTCTAATTTCCAGAGGTTTTTTGAGaaaccttctcagaagagtggctgttatagctgaaaagctcatatagaggtcactctattttaatacaatatttttttaatggaatGTGGAATGAAATGGAATGGAATAGAATGACAAGCTGTTGGTCAGGTGTTCAATGCTTTTAGTGTATATGGCAACACTTACTTTATTGGGACCTGGGGCTTTCTATTACATTTATTCAAACAAAAATGTACTCAATGTTCATTAGTTTCATTAGTTTACTTATTCATGTTGGGAtaactgacatttaaaaaaaaaactgtaaacataTTGTATCATTTTTAACATGTCCTTAATTAAactttagaataataataataagaagaatgcttttatttgtcatatatacatccgAGTacgtttggaagctggagtcagagcaGGTTTAGCCATGGTACGGCACCCCTAAAGCAGACAGAATTAacggccttgcttaagggcccaaaaaTGACTGCATatcagaggctggatttgaactgacaatctttcgactgatagcccaaagctctacccactaggccaccactgttaaaaacatgtttcagTTGTTAATAATGTTCAAGTAAAATGTAGTGGGCAGTAGCAAATTGGTCACTTAATGTTTATTTCCTGcagtgttttgtatttaaatgtttaaaataataatggttTTTAATAGGGGAATACTGTCACTTAATGGGGCAAATTTAGTGTGCCAGTAAACAGTAAAATCAAGGTCCATATACAGTAACTAAGTATAAAATACTAAAAGTAATTAAgttcaaacaaaaataaactggACATTATGTATAAGCAAGTCCGTtagaattaatttattataaaacgCATTTTCTATAGATCTGCTATTGGTATGAAGAGCAATAAAAAGGttgtaattttgtttgtttacaaggaACATTGATGACACGCAAACTCTCTTGGTGAGCACTTAGGTAAGGTGTCTTTTGGGAGCTCATAGTGCTTTTTTACGAACATCAAATGCTACAAATTTGTATATATAAGGAACGAGAACATCTAACACAACAGACGAAAAGATATCAACACATTACACTTTCTAATAAGTGAACTTAACGTGTGAAGTAATACAGAGGAATTCCCTCCAGAAGACACAGAAGACTTGATGTAAATACACATGTAATGTAGTTTGGTTTGCAGATGCACTGGAAAAAAAGGATGGAGAATTCTACACAAGAATTTATGTTTTTGCTGTATGGACTGAATGACACCaggacaaacaaaaacatttattttgcatttggtCTAGTTGCCTATATCATGACTCTTTTTATAAACGGGATGCTTATTGCTACGATTATTCTGGAGAAAAAACTTCATGAACCTATGTATCTGTTTATATGTAATTTGTTTGCAAATGGAATATGTGGTTCTTCTGCTTTCTATCCGAAGATCCTTGTGGATCTTTTAGCAGACACTCATGTAATCTCATATGTTGGGTGTTATGTCCAAGTATATATTATTTTCTCATATGCTTTTTGTGAATTAACATGTTTAACTGTTATGTCAGTTGACCGTTATGTAGCCATATGTAAGCCTTTAGAATATCATTCTCTCATGACGCTTCATATGGTGGCAAAACTGCTTGTTTTTAATTGGACTTTCACTTTACTTCGAACATCAATTGGAGCTGTTCTGACTTTCAGGTTACCGTTATGTGGCAATGTAATTGACAAGCTTTACTGCTCTAACTGGGACATCGTTAAGCTATCTTGCATAGATGTGACTTTAAACAGTCTGTATGGttattttcaaacattttttcaggTTTCACAAGCTGCAATTATTGTAGTGTCGTATGTTCAAATTATCAAAGTGTCACTGCATTCTAAGACAGGCAGAGTTAAATTCATGCAAACGTGTCTTCCCCACTTAATTACGCTCTTCAACTTcattatttcactgttttttGATGTTATGTACGCTCGCTATGGCAAACTTGAGGGACAGCAAGCTCTGCGTAACATTCTGGCTATGGAGTTTCTTGTTGTGCCTCCTCTCCTAAACCCTTtgatatatggaataaaactaACCCAGATACGACaaggatttttaaaaatatacatttacaggCATAAAGCAGTGCGACCGAGCTGATTTACTGCCTGTAGTCATTACAAAGGGCAAAGAATGGGAAggacatgaagaaaaacaaGCTTTGATTTACTGTTTATTCTGAATGTAATACAAATAATCTTTAGTAACTCGCATTTGCCTTAATACATTTTCCTGGATCTTTTTTAGCATTGCTATTAcaacagttttgtttttattaattattcttttttttaattaggtcAAGTGACAAAGCATGACATagtaaattttaattaattaagatgaataaattaaaaattgtatttttttatttattttaagccattGGTTCATACTTTGTGTAAACTATTTATTAGCCTTTCCATTGcatttacatgttttaaaaaaatctcgtGGTGATATAATAGCTCTGTAAACAATAAACTGTCAATTTACAACCAGTTGTTTGTACAACAGTTTATATTTAGTAAAATTCATGGTCATTTTTCTTTTGAAGTTGACTTTGCTGTGAAAGCTGAAATAAATAGGGAATATGTGAAAGCAATACGTACAGAACATACCGAATTCTAAAAACTAAAATCTAAAGATTTTCACTGGGAATGTGTACATTAAGCACTAGAATAAACCTTTTCTCTAGTACCTTTAAGACACATTattcaccgatcaggcataacattatgaccacctccttgtttctacactcactgtctattttatcagctccacttaccatatagaagtagtccatctatttctctacatactttttaaccctttcatgcctgagtggaactttccattttcggacactatgtaacatggtcatagaaaaaaccttattgtgtaaataccgtacatagcatagactgtatatacacaccattataaccagaagaatcagttctttaaaatgatataaaactcagtatggttatttaagtgtaatataaccaaatctatacaaaaatccttcaaaatcaacctaaaaaacctctcaatttttatttcatacataaatacttaaatttttaacacatttctgtgcaatatagagaaaaatattttgtgagccatttgtcaagaaaataattttgaatctatcatcttctattcaaaagttatgaccaatttagcagaaggtgtaatttagcaatttagaatgttcgtgtcgctccttttttacctcactttttaccaatgtcagcatacactataaaccaatgaaagtgtacttttttcttaattattactaaattgtccacatccatatttttgaaataagacagcagataaaatttatttgacaaaataagcactctgacaacagtgtatagttcaaaaacattaaagatttttattagaattatatacacttctcattctataaataatttcaaaacaacaatacaatatagttcagcactattgaagaacaatgaacaatgcatcactccataaaacaaactctcaaataatccaattcaacaatacaagaaaaagcaattatttgttcaggataatcattgaacaattcagtaaacagttttgaggcaacaggatatcaaatctcatctaagccattttgccaaaaattcactacaaaatatttaacagacaatgcacaaAGGATAATTACCTCAAGTTACCTCCTTCCAATGAACAATgcacactgaactttgacctgtgaagagaaagagaaacaaagaacatatacacaaacacaggggttgaggaaggatgagagggactgacagtagaagacagaagccctgtgtaggtctaactgcgaaactcatctccttcactagaatgccaagactgaaaacagtttcgattgccaactaaacaaaatcttctaccttggcactcaggagccatgcatgcaatctttgttttattttcttttttgaattttttgtagcaaagccagcaatttcttgatacttgctccatctgaggaatgtgggtgacgtaaaacgatgaggaagtggttggagctactgaaaGCTGAGATGGCAAAATTGAATCTACGGCAATGTCTGCAAGTTGGCGCGAAAGATTTTCCCTAAAGTTTATCTGGCTGTAGCCTGCTAAACTAAACCCATAacgtgatgctggattggaatgatgccagtcctgaaacaaaatgaaactattaacgacggctatgtccacaaaatggaagaaaagtgttttccaccacttgagttttctgaagcagactgtatgtgtttaacatttgatcagatctgtcaacacctcccatgtgtttattgtagtcctttactacagctggttgaCGGACTACTTTTCTGTCCCACTTGGCACCAACCTTTACCATCCTAGAAACCtctgatgaatcattagcattgtggaaattagagaggcatgtaactgctcgcgtgtccttccactgaacaactaagacatttccgtcaattctacaccacctcatatcaccacggttagcttgccgctcccatttcttgacatctttgaaatccactgggaatttcttacgattaatcctacatgtcccacaagcattgattccccactccttaagtcggaccataacagttggtgatgtatagaagttgtcaaaccaaactgtgtgaccttgatttttaaatggctgcacaaggtctccgatcacttttatagccaaatcagttatgcgcccatcaagactgcctgtgtatacatcaaagtctaaggtatatcccgaatctgaagttgcaatgacccacaatttgaaaccccagcgagtaggtttgcccttcatatactgcttgaatcctgatcgaccttttgattttaccattctctcgtctatgctcagattttcatcagcctggaaaagctgctgacacttggttttgaggtggtccatcaggtaacgcaacttcctaagacgatcaagattattttctgtggcaggatctacaacatggaggGCTGCCATCAATTCCTTGAAATGGTCACGGGACATGAATAACTTGGCCCATGAACCCTGAAGAGATCTGGTTCCCCAATATCTGTGAATGCTGTGGAGGGACGTGAAACCCATGTAAATGAGGAGCCCAAGAAAGCGGTAGAATTCATCTGGGGTCACTTCTTCCCATGCCCCATGATGGTTCGCATAAGACGGCCTATTCAGTACAAGCTCCCACCCCTTAGAGTTTGTAAACTGGAAAATCTCAGCAACAATGGTGTACGTGAAAAACAACTTGAAGAAGTCTATTTCACGCAAGGTACTTGTGGCTGACCGTACAGCCCTGTGCACACttcccagatctatgcctactggacgagaaggattaaatggtatgggctctggtgcttctgtgtctacatCAGCATAGGAAGGAAAGGATACAGATTCAGGGAAGCGTTTCCGCTTCCTACCTGACATGGGACAAGAAAGACTAACCAAacccataaaagaaaacaaacattagtaaaaatcataatctgagtttgtactcttttgttgattttatattttgttggcagccctgattgtgtgtgtgggtgcaaatgctgacatttattgtcagcatatatgtacacacacacatttacaaatacacacacttggaACACATGTATTTACCGATAGGAGGTTGTTGGTTGATCCCTCTGCTCATCTTGctcttcttcatcctcttcttccccttcatccaggagctccatgtccatgaagtccttctcttcaatggtcatgccttcatgatcttcatcgctgtcatgttcagcaataagcctaagctcgtcagggcctagccgctgtctcctcttcagagactccataaggcgtgcatattgagccttgtctccatccatctcagaataataaaagaaaagagattacaatgaataaaggtggtgacagtgatgttattttaaaaataattacatatatgtagaaTTCAACCACAAATACTCTATATGTTTTTGTCAGAGACGCTAATGTCCACAGGCTCATGTTTTGAAGTAAACTCAAGTACACTGAAccaatacatatgacaaaagtttctcaaatctggcacatggtttacacataaaacaataattatctaagaggagcaataattacaagacaaagtaaatagtcacagactgaaatgttatgcacctgtatgctttcaaaaaaagctttcaaaaaaagtttgataccatattttagtccctttcaaatatctcttgcaatacattagaaaattatgcaaatctgacagaaatattttatagataaaactatatttcactgatacaagtaagaattaccacagaaaaaaatatattatggtaaaaaaaaagttataaattgcacagactgacatgttatctacctatatgcacctatatggtagcatagcatactttagtctctttcaaataaatgcagcaattttTTAGAAGATGATGCAAATttcacagaaatattttatagataaaataatatttctctgttataagtacaaattaccacagataaaatataccatggaaataaaggttataaattgcccagactgacatgtAATCCACCTTCATGCTTTCTGCCTCAGCTAAATTACTTtagccagtcatgctaaatgcatgtaatgcaaaatgtaatgctattatgagcaaagctaaggtgtgcctgactggcctgcctgcagtccagagctAGCTCCTagtaaaaatgtatggtgcagcatgaagaggagaatcagacgacgatgaccacagactgttatGCAGCTGAAGTCCCTAGTTGTGGgtataaacaacaataaaaatgttgTAATTTTGTTTACAAGGAACATTGATGACACAAACTCTCTTGGTGAGCAATTAGGTAAGGTGTCTTTTGGGAGCTCATACTGCTTCATTTACAAACATCAAATGTCACACTATAAACATGTGCATATATAAACAACGAGAGCATCTAATGCAACATACAGTACTAAAAGATATCAATTCATTACACTTTCTAATAAGTGAACTTATTGTGGTTGTAGACGTTTTAGGTCTTAAAGATTAAAACAACGTTATGTAATTTGCTTTGCAGATGCACTGGAAGAGAAGGATGGAGAATTCTACACGAGAATTCATGTTTTTGCTGTATGGACTGAATGACACCAGGACaaacaataacatttattttgcatttggtCTAGTTGCCTATATCATGACTCTTTTTATAAACGGGATGCTTATTGCTACAATTATTCTGGAGAAAACACTTCATGAACCTATGTATCTGTTTATATGTAATTTGTTTGCAAATGGAATATGTGGTTCTTCTGCTTTCTATCCGAAGATCCTTGTGGATCTTTTAGCAGACACTCATGTCATCTCATATATCGGGTGTTTTGCCCAAGTAATTGCCATTTTCTCATATGCTTTTTCAGAATTAACATGTTTAACAGTTATGTCATTTGACCGTTATGTAGCCATATGTAAGCCTTTAGAATATCACTCTCTCATGACGCTTCAGAAAGTGAGAAAtttacttcttttcacctggacTTTCACTTTACTTCAAACATCAGTTGGGGCTGTTCTGACTTCCAGGTTACCATTATGTGGTAATGTAATTGACAAGCTTTACTGCTCTAATTGGGACATTGTTAAGCTATCTTGCATAGATGTGACTGTAAACAATGTGTACGGTTACGTTCTAACATTTTTTCAGATTTTACAAGCTGCAATCATTGTAGTGTCGTATGTTCAAATTGTCAAAGCATCACTGCGTTCTAAGACAGGTCGGGTTAAATTCATGCAGTCGTGTTTTCCCCACTTAATAACACTCATTAGCTTCACTGTTTCACTGATTTTTGATGTTATGTACGCTCGCTATGGCAAAATTCAGGGACAGCAAGCTCTGCGTAACATTCTGGCTATGCAGTTCGTTGTTGTGCCTCCTCTCCTAAACCCTTtgatatatggaataaaactaACCCAGATACGGCaaggatttttaaaaatgtatgtttacAGGCATAAAGCAGTGCGACCGAGCTGATTCACTGTCTGTAATCACACAGAGTAGATGGACATTTATATGCATATATGAGGAAAAACAAGCCCAGCTCTTTTTTTGGTTTTCTGTTTACTCTGAATGTGATACAGATAATATTTAATAACTCACATCTGCCTTTATACAGTTCTGGTCAAGTGACGATTCAGTTCATGGTAAATATCTTTAGTCTGATTAAAAATACAgtagaataaaaaaatctatgAAATTTGTATTAGGCTTTCAAGTGTTTTTACAGTTAAAAtccaaattgtatttatttaggtcATTAAATTATAAAGTAATTGTAAATATTCTTATTTTAAACCATTGAGGATGCAAACTGTTTCTATAAAATATGTATTAGCCTTTTAATTGCATTTACATGTTAAACAAAATCTTGTGGTGATACAAAAGCTCTGAAAACAATAAATTGTCAATGTACAACTGgttgtttttaaaacaattttaccATCTAGTTGTGAAAGCTGAGAGAAAAAGGGAATATTTGAAAGCAGTATGTGCAGAACATACcaaattttaaaaagtaaaattgaAGTTTTGGCTGGGCATAAGTACATTAAGCAGCAGAAGAAGCCAAAGCAATCAATTTTtcatagtatttaaaaaaaagcaacCTATctggtaaatacttttttataagctacactttCCATAGATGAGATGAAAGATTCCATAGCCCATCTATAGCTCTGGACACTTTGTAACTCCATGTGCTTAATTTTTCAGTCAATGCACTGCAACGACACTAACATGACTCTAACaggctcaataatccaggtacacaaatccacaaagttgaatcactTCATCTGGACACCTGTAAagatacgtttcatcactcatccaagtgactacttctgtctgagctggtgggtataaggttggggtattcaccaccagctcagactgaagaagtcacttggatgagtgacgaagcatatctctacaacaaacttgtgtccagatgaactgattcaactctGTGGAGGTGTGTAATTTTTCATAAAATCTTTTATCATAGGATTTGAATTtttgatcacaggatgctgtggTTGGTGCACGATTTTCTTTTGAACACTGACATTAAGGTGTTTTAAAATCCCAGACACTGATACATTTGATATAATTATACCAAttccacacacactactatggTTTTACTATGTTTgttttactgcagtgctgaaaatggtccaccaccaccattacatctttttttttattagggaCACTTTTACTTGACAAATGGGTCCACAGACCCACAGATAGGCTACAATCAGTACTTGTGTATCCACAAATGTATCTGTATGGTTGATGGAAGTTATAAAACAGGGGTGCTCATACTTTTCTTGTTGGTGGCAAGATGGAATAGAAATATGCAAACACTTGGAACAGACTGTTGTTTGTAATCAAATATAATAGACCTACTTGATTACTACCAATAACACATCCTTTTTGAGAGACTATCTATCTTTGACAGTGTTGTGCAAACTAACATTTTGCCATTTTCACTCACCACTTGATAATCCTAATGGGAAGACTGttatacttcttta includes:
- the LOC134334457 gene encoding olfactory receptor 4E2-like translates to MENSTQEFMFLLYGLNDTRTNKNIYFAFGLVAYIMTLFINGMLIATIILEKKLHEPMYLFICNLFANGICGSSAFYPKILVDLLADTHVISYVGCYVQVYIIFSYAFCELTCLTVMSVDRYVAICKPLEYHSLMTLHMVAKLLVFNWTFTLLRTSIGAVLTFRLPLCGNVIDKLYCSNWDIVKLSCIDVTLNSLYGYFQTFFQVSQAAIIVVSYVQIIKVSLHSKTGRVKFMQTCLPHLITLFNFIISLFFDVMYARYGKLEGQQALRNILAMEFLVVPPLLNPLIYGIKLTQIRQGFLKIYIYRHKAVRPS
- the LOC134334536 gene encoding olfactory receptor 4E2-like yields the protein MHWKRRMENSTREFMFLLYGLNDTRTNNNIYFAFGLVAYIMTLFINGMLIATIILEKTLHEPMYLFICNLFANGICGSSAFYPKILVDLLADTHVISYIGCFAQVIAIFSYAFSELTCLTVMSFDRYVAICKPLEYHSLMTLQKVRNLLLFTWTFTLLQTSVGAVLTSRLPLCGNVIDKLYCSNWDIVKLSCIDVTVNNVYGYVLTFFQILQAAIIVVSYVQIVKASLRSKTGRVKFMQSCFPHLITLISFTVSLIFDVMYARYGKIQGQQALRNILAMQFVVVPPLLNPLIYGIKLTQIRQGFLKMYVYRHKAVRPS
- the LOC134334900 gene encoding olfactory receptor 52K1-like; protein product: MENVSNVLVFSLTGLNLTLEDRYMYFSLTALSYNLIWLCNLTVIYCIASDKQLHEPMYIFLCNLCLTALYGTSGFYPKFLYDLLNPTHEISYSACLFQVFVIYSYVLCDVSTLTVMAYDRYVAICRPLEYHSEMTNQKIFKCILICWLPPFICMAVVVLLAARLTLCGSTIEKMYCETWAVVKLACSSTTLNNVFGYIVILVYFGHAVLIAFSYMHLVINCRKSKDSRYKFMQTCVPHLAALFNITVAMLFDVFYSRYGSSSVPHVLRNFLALDFLFVPPILNPIIYGLKLTKIRQNILRLFFKCNKTVS